The genomic DNA CTTGCACCAATGCCTTGTGTAACAAGCAACCAGAATTTTATGGGCTAGGCCCTTTGCTTGGTTGGGTTGGGTTTGTTTTTGGGTCCAATTAATTGTATAATAAttgcttatatatatgtgtacatttttcttattaaaactAAACATTAACTTAATTGTTTTGCTCGTTTTTGAATATTGTCTAACAATTAATCTGAAGGTTAAAACAATGCATTAAAAAGATTTTAGTTTGAAGATTTGAAGATTTTCCTATTTATAGAAAGGTGGAGAGATTACAAATGATATAAgagatgaaatcaaatcatatgaATCAATTAAAATCAATGATGAAATcaaattccataatataaaatcaaatctcataaatatattctaacatccatTTTAAACTCATTTTTGAAGAAATACATTAGGATTTTGTAAACTTATTTTTTGGTTGCTAAtgaataagaaaagagaaatgataattcATAAATAGGAAACCCAGAGAGTCAGAAACCAAAGAGGCAattcctaatttttttctttcttttccttttaaatgCAAATACTAattcagaaagaaagaaagaggggtgGAGCCTTAGAggtatgaaaatgaaaagaattgtGACCCGCCACTTTCGGCAGGAAGGTGGAAGACCCATTTATAACTACAAAACATAGGCAAGGAAAGTGAAGTTTGGAATTGGGTCCAAAAAAATGATTAGAAAATTTTGGATTCATACAAAGCTGGCCCCCTTTAAGCCAATTGGCCCAACCCACCTCAACCAAGAGACCACTCACACAAAAAGATCTAGCAAGAACTAGGGCTGGGCATGGGTAAGATTGTGCCAGGTATTGGGTATTTTCGATACCCAACCCGCATGTTACGGGTATTGAAAACTGGACCCAAGGCCCAGCTATAATGAACGGTATCTGCCGGGTCTTGGGTTTGTTGGGCGGGGCGGATTTTGCCCACCCCTGGCGGCTAGCAAGAACTAACAAAGGCCGGTTGTAAGATCTGGATGTCTTGTTGTTTCAacatttagaaaagaaataacaaagGTTGAAGTTATTGTAGCATCAATTTGAACAAAGTTTTCCTGCACTTAGAGTCGATccaagaaaattctttcaatttagtcaATTACGTGCTCTAAGGTAAGGATGTAAATTCTTGTTCACGTGTTGGGCTCTAGTCGTTATTGAGGCAtgggtataaaattatatagctCAACTCTAACTCTATTTAGTCTcaatttaattttgtgttaggtttATATCGAGTTTGcatatcatgtcaaaaattgatagTCCAAATTGTTGCATGTTAAGTTAGAATCGTATGGAGGCAcaagtataagactatataagtcaataactttattatatgaaaaatgctagCTACCCACTTCTCCTCCCACACTTTCAAATGCACATTCCTTGACGTGACATCCAAGATTACCATTACATTTTGAatgaatcactattaaattttagataaacaGGTAATTTTGTGGGGAATCTGGATGGGAGAGAGCTGGTTCTAATCTGGGAGCTAAAtacagaaaaaggaaaaagggagCATATTTGTGTCCACTTCACTAAATGTAACTGAAACTTCCAAATGTTCTTCCCATGTAGTCGATGGAACAGTTATggccttttccttttccaactCTTATAGGACTACAATGCCATTATGCATCTTTACCAGCTCCAAATTAAGAATGCTTCAAGCACTACTAACAAGGCCACAACCAACACCACCTCATCCTCCACCACAAAATTACAAGAGAGGAAACTTTTcacataacaaaataatttttagctGTCATTATATGCTaatttttttaccctttttacGTGATGAATGACTAAAATTTTTCTAACCAAAAACCTCACAGTACAAACATTCCAGCAAGTCAAATAGCTGGAACAAATTCTGCAGCAAAACAGaacaaactaaaattatatgctaatattGCCCATTTTATTTCCAAATtgcttttttaatatcttctacCAATTACAAATCCAGTCCCTGTAAAACACAGTTCACTTCAACAGATACTCTTGTCATAAAAACCtttctttaaatttctttaatCATCTTCTTTGAACATCTATCACAAATTTGGTTTGCCTGTTCAGTTCATTTATACCATATGTATATTGTGCTCACAACAGCTTCAATAACAAAGTCTACTAGCCagcacttatatatataacatttcaattcattgtCAATAAAATAAGAGTCTTATTTCCTACGTCAAGCAGGGAAGAATTGATAGGGAGAATGGATGCTTCCATGACTCTTTAGCTTCTCATTAAGGTTTCTATACaacatataaaaacaaaatcaatctcTTCCACTTATAAAGAACAACCCAAAGAAGACACTAGTGTATCAGACAACAGAAAGAAAtaatatggagagagagagagaattataaTCGTGAAAATAATTCTGGTTTTAGACTTTTAAGAAGACTAAAGGGGTTATTTAGATATTTAGGAAGGACCCATGGGGGTTATTGGGGggccaaataaaatatttttatattttataaagtgGGCAAGggaagtttttcaattttcttttttgggcatGGCCCCCTTGCCCCCTCCCTCTGCCACTAACAAGTGAGAAGCTACTTCCTCaagggcatcaaaatctcaaTAAGCTAGTTAACAAGAAATAAATCCCATTCCATTGCATTGAAAACTAAGAGATATCAAATCCACAATCTCAAGCTTTTTgataaaatatagagaaaagagaataaagatATATACTGATTGATGACTCTAAGTACAGACGGGTCTTTATTAATTGTGGCTCCCTAAGAAAAGGCCAGTGCAGCCTAATCCCTTAGATTAAATTCTTACCTCCGTCCCAGTGTACAATTTATTGATAGATTGAAATCATCATAAAATATAGAGAGCAGAGAATAAATATATCTATTTATTGATGATTCTAATTCGAACAATACAGAGACTAGCCCTATTTATAAATAATGCCTGTTCTTTCATTATCTCATTGACAAGAGAAAACTCACCTCCAATCCCATTTTCCTCTCACCCATACTAATCCCAATCCTCCTTCAACTTCTCGACCCGATACTTCAACTCCTCCACCCGACCCACAAGACTGGTCACCGAGTACAAAACCCAGTAGAAGAGCAGCGCCGAAGCGATCAAAACCCCATTCCTCTGGCTCTTCATGATGGACTTTTGGTGGCGAAGATGCTCCGATGGAGTGCAGGCACTGCCGGACTCACACGACGGCCTTGTCTCGTACTTCCAGTAGATGTCGAGGAGCAAGAAGAGGCAGAACGGGACCACTGAGAGAAAGGGTCTGAGGAGGGCTCTGGTGGCGGAGACGAGGCCCTTGCGGAGAGGGTCGAGGCCTGGAAGGGTCAGCAGGAGGATCATTACCACCTCTGCGGCCGCGGCGTAGCCTAGCACTACCCACTCCAGCGCCATTTCTGGGTGTTtggggagagagaaaagaggcCGAGGGAGGAAAAGTGTAGGAGACTTTCCGGGAAAGTTTTTCAGATGGGTTTATTGTGGAGTGGAGGGCTTGCTTTTAAGGGAAGAGGTAGTTGGAATTGCCGCGTTTTGGATGACTTGACTTTGGGGGTTTGTTTGTGATTCCGAAGTAAATGAGGGGAAAGGGATATTCTACTTTAATTCTTAGCAATGAAGCAAAGCTGGAAGGTAGGGTTAAAATTTGATATGATCATTCTAGTATTACTCTTCAACTAAAGTTAAAATTTAGTTTATGTATGCCTCAAAATCTGCCTCCTTAAATCTAAGATATACAAAAGGtcttagagcattcacag from Corylus avellana chromosome ca6, CavTom2PMs-1.0 includes the following:
- the LOC132184949 gene encoding uncharacterized protein LOC132184949 encodes the protein MALEWVVLGYAAAAEVVMILLLTLPGLDPLRKGLVSATRALLRPFLSVVPFCLFLLLDIYWKYETRPSCESGSACTPSEHLRHQKSIMKSQRNGVLIASALLFYWVLYSVTSLVGRVEELKYRVEKLKEDWD